In one Melospiza melodia melodia isolate bMelMel2 chromosome 5, bMelMel2.pri, whole genome shotgun sequence genomic region, the following are encoded:
- the LOC134418641 gene encoding uncharacterized protein LOC134418641 encodes MPSEHVGTKPVSIAAVMGGSQQLTLVEAEVSLTGKEWQEHPIVTGPEAPCILGIDFLWNGYYKDPKGFRWAFGIAAVEIEGIKQLNTLSGLSENPSAVGLLKVEEQRVPIATSTVHRRQYRTNRDAVIPIHKMIRELESQGVVSKTHSPFNSPIWPVRKSDGEWRLTVDYCALNEVTPPLSAAVPDILELQYELESKAAKWYATIDIANAFFSIPLAAECRPQFAFTWRGVQYTWNRLPQGWKHSPTICHGLIQAELEEGEAPEHLQYIDDIIVWGNTAIEVFEKGEKIIHILLEAGFAIKKSKVKGPAREIQFLGVKWQDGRRQIPADVINKITAMSPPTDKKETQAFLGAIGFWRMHIPEYSQIVRPLYLVTRKKNNFHWGPEQQQAFIQIKQEIAHAVALGPVRTGPDVKNVLYSAAGSHGLSWSLWQKVPGETRGRPLGFWSRSYRGSEDNYTPTEKEILAAYEGVQAASEVIGTEAQLLLAPRLPVLGWMFRGKVPSTHHATNATWSKWIALITQCARIGKLNRPGILEIITNWPEGESFSVADEEQEPVTRVEEAPPYNQLPAEETCYALFTDGSCRVIGMKRRWKAAVWSPTRRVAEATEGEGESSQFAEIKAIQLALGIAEREKWPRLYLYTDSWMVANALWGWLKRWKEANWQRRGKPIWAAEEWKDIATRLEKLPVKVRHVDAHVPRSRANEEQQNNQQVHQAAKIGELKIDLDWEHKGELFLARWAHDASGHQGRDATYKWARDRGVDLTMDSISQVIRDCETCAAIKQAKRVKPLWYGGRWSKYKYGEAWQIDYITLPQTRQGKRYVLTMVEATTGWLETYPVSHATARNTILGLEKQVLWRHGTPERIESDNGTHFKNNLINTWAREHGIEWIYHIPYHAPAAGKVERYNGLLKTTLKALGGGSLKNWEQHLAKATWLVNTRGSTNRAGPAQSELLNIVDGDKAPVAHVRGLLGKTVWINPASSTDKPIRGIVFAQGPGYTWWIMQKDGTTRCVPQGDLIVG; translated from the coding sequence atgccatcggaacatgTGGGGAcaaaacctgtttccattgctgcagtgatggggggatcacaacagttgactttggtggaagctgaggtgagcttgactgggaaggagtggcaggaacatccgattgtgactggtccagaggctccgtgtattttgggcatagacttcctctggaatggctattacaaagatcctaagggattcaggtgggcttttggaatagctgcagtggagatagagggtattaaacaattgaataccttgtctggactatcagagaacccatctgcagtaggactcttgaaggtagaggaacaacgagtgccaattgccacctcaacagtgcaccgcaggcagtaccggacgaatcgagatgccgtgatccccatccacaaaatgatccgagagctggagagccaaggggtggtcagtaaaacccactcacccttcaacagccccatttggcctgtgcgaaaatctgacggagaatggagactgactgtggactattgtgccttgaatgaagtgactccaccactgagtgcggctgtaccggacatactggaactgcagtacgagctggagtccaaggcagcaaagtggtacgcgaccatcgatattgctaacgcgtttttctccatccctctggcagcagaatgcaggccccagtttgcttttacatggaggggagtgcagtatacctggaaccgactgccccaggggtggaaacacagtcctaccatctgtcatggactgatccaggctgaactagaagagggtgaggctccagaacatttacaatatattgatgatatcattgtttgggggaacacggcaatagaagtgttcgagaaaggagagaagataattcatattctcttggaagccggatttgccattaagaagagcaaagtcaagggacctgcccgagaaattcagtttttgggggtgaagtggcaagatggacggcgtcagattcctgcggatgttattaacaaaatcactgctatgtccccaccaactgataagaaggaaacacaagctttcttaggtgctataggtttctggaggatgcacatccctgagtatagtcagattgtgagacccctttatctggttacccgcaagaagaacaacttccattggggccctgagcagcagcaagctttcatccagatcaagcaggagatcgctcatgctgtagcccttggtccagtcaggacgggaccagatgtgaaaaacgtgctctactctgcagccgggagccatggtctgtcctggagcctttggcagaaggtgcctggcgagacccgaggccgaccattgggattttggagtcggagctacagggggtctgaagataactataccccaacagaaaaggaaatcttggccgcctatgaaggagtccaagccgcctcggaggtgattggtacagaggcacaactccttctggcaccccgactaccggtgctgggatggatgttcagaggaaaggttccctctacccaccatgccaccaatgctacttggagtaagtggattgccctcattacgcagtgcgctcgaattgggaagttaaatcgccccgggatcctggaaataattacaaattggcccgaaggtgaaagctttagtgtcgcggatgaggaacaagagccagtgacccgggttgaggaagctccgccatacaatcagttaccagcagaagaaacatgttacgctctattcaccgatggctcttgtcgcgtcatagggatgaaacggaggtggaaagcagctgtatggagccccactcgacgagttgcagaggctactgaaggagaaggcgaatccagtcaatttgctgaaatcaaagctattcaactggccctaggtattgcagagagagagaagtggccaaggctctatttgtataccgattcttggatggtagccaacgctctatggggatggctgaagagatggaaagaggcgaactggcagcgcagaggaaaaccaatttgggctgcagaagagtggaaagatatcgctactcggttagagaagttacctgtgaaggttcgccatgtagatgcccatgtccccagaagtagagctaatgaagagcagcaaaacaaccagcaagtacatcaggctgcaaagataggggagttgaagatagatctcgactgggagcataagggagagttattcttagcacgatgggcccatgatgcctcaggccaccagggtagagatgccacctataagtgggcacgagaccgaggggtggatctaaccatggacagtatctctcaggttattcgtgactgtgagacgtgcgctgccattaagcaggccaagcgggtgaagcccctctggtatggggggcggtggtctaagtacaaatacggggaggcctggcagattgattacatcacactgcctcaaacccgccagggcaagcgctatgtactaaccatggtagaagccaccacgggatggttggaaacctaccctgtgtctcatgccacagcccgtaacactatcttgggccttgaaaagcaggtcctttggaggcacggtactcccgagagaattgagtcggataatgggactcattttaaaaacaatcttattaatacttgggctagggaacatggcatcgagtggatataccatatcccctatcatgcaccagctgcagggaaagtggaaaggtataatggattgttaaaaaccaccttaaaagcattgggtggggggtctttaaaaaactgggagcagcatttggcaaaggctacctggttagttaacactcgaggttccaccaaccgagcgggtcctgctcagtctgagctccttaatatagtagatggggataaagccccagtggcccatgtcagaggtttgttgggaaagacagtatggatcaaccctgcctcgagtacagacaaacccatccgtgggattgtctttgctcaaggaccaggttatacatggtggataatgcagaaagatggaacaacacggtgtgtacctcagggagacctgattgtgggatga